One segment of Candidatus Falkowbacteria bacterium DNA contains the following:
- the gatC gene encoding Asp-tRNA(Asn)/Glu-tRNA(Gln) amidotransferase subunit GatC, which produces MTFSNNDIKHIARLARLTLTEQEIKKYRREISGIVGYVDKLASANVSNQEATLSLTSADNLLRNDLVADWDKLEKENTLNAAPRKKGRLVVVPKILES; this is translated from the coding sequence ATGACTTTTTCAAATAATGACATAAAGCATATTGCTCGTCTGGCGCGCTTAACATTGACTGAGCAGGAAATAAAAAAGTACCGCCGAGAGATCAGCGGTATTGTTGGCTATGTTGATAAATTAGCCAGCGCTAATGTAAGTAATCAGGAGGCCACTTTAAGTTTAACTAGCGCTGATAATTTATTAAGAAACGATTTAGTAGCTGATTGGGATAAGCTAGAAAAAGAAAACACTTTAAACGCGGCGCCTCGTAAAAAAGGACGCTTAGTGGTTGTGCCTAAAATATTAGAATCATGA